One genomic segment of Vulcanisaeta thermophila includes these proteins:
- a CDS encoding arginase family protein has product MIEFYTGLSQTLFGVRRCGDGIPVLGIPMEDTLSFRPGTRFATSVIRQWSQYFEFTPTRDLGVDVLSRVCDMGDVSLLQGLPERNISRIERVVSEAVGRWGRLVNIGGEHTVSLGVALGLRDSLGYGAYIHIDAHLDSRSEWPLGQSLSHATFVRRLIKDVKPELILYLGFRSYDNEELDFINELGNAVALPGSAIKSLGNYEARALIRDFMSTVGGPIHVSIDLDVLDPSIMPGVGNPEGNGLTYNELLRVLEPVLELGGSRVGAVDIVEYSPPNDPNLTSLPTVIKLIIDVLNYLR; this is encoded by the coding sequence ATGATTGAGTTCTACACAGGGCTCTCCCAAACCCTCTTCGGGGTTAGGCGTTGTGGTGATGGAATACCAGTGCTGGGCATACCCATGGAGGACACCCTGAGCTTTAGGCCAGGCACCAGGTTCGCGACTAGCGTTATTAGGCAGTGGAGTCAGTACTTCGAGTTCACACCCACGAGGGACCTGGGGGTTGATGTCCTATCCAGGGTCTGCGACATGGGCGACGTATCACTACTCCAGGGATTGCCTGAAAGGAATATCTCGAGGATTGAGAGGGTGGTTTCCGAGGCAGTGGGTAGATGGGGTAGGTTGGTGAACATTGGTGGTGAGCACACCGTAAGCCTCGGCGTCGCCTTAGGCCTCAGGGACTCCCTGGGCTACGGCGCCTACATCCATATAGACGCCCACCTGGACTCAAGATCCGAGTGGCCCCTGGGCCAGTCACTATCCCACGCAACATTCGTTAGGCGGTTAATTAAGGATGTAAAGCCTGAGTTAATCCTTTACCTGGGCTTCAGGTCCTACGATAATGAGGAGCTGGACTTCATAAATGAGTTGGGCAATGCCGTGGCCCTGCCAGGCAGCGCCATTAAGTCCCTGGGTAATTACGAGGCCAGGGCCCTGATTAGGGATTTCATGAGCACCGTGGGCGGCCCCATACACGTGAGCATAGACTTGGATGTTCTCGACCCATCAATAATGCCCGGCGTGGGTAATCCCGAGGGCAATGGTTTGACGTATAACGAACTCCTCAGGGTGTTGGAGCCAGTGCTGGAGCTTGGGGGCTCCAGGGTCGGGGCTGTGGACATAGTGGAGTACTCACCACCCAATGACCCAAACCTCACGTCCCTACCCACGGTGATTAAGTTAATAATTGACGTCCTTAATTACCTACGTTGA